In a genomic window of Thermoproteus tenax Kra 1:
- a CDS encoding ATPase, T2SS/T4P/T4SS family, whose product MSLAGALLAETDKTLIARCVVVKRGVIVHGNYATDTCITEDGQYVIIDPEVPEPLKRALALATLRGAIPPDYQEYDRAMRDALAVLADGRSLLAWRKRRDMLRLYREYRPLVHYILDRWTGHGELGGYGVLEPLLRDDLLTEVVVPQPLAPPMRWTELPKSPRQLLDKIYAEVVELGRFRRVVAVRNNARMPTNAVVPEAFMPLLVKKLIPSLTLERPFQTREDPVYRIRIAADLLEYNINIRKMSEVPRPSPSLLKTYLVAPKPPQNGAAIAAELKGLELFALATIAAEAKWTVVFSGAMGTGKTTQLNLLLYFTPPWIQVVVIERGAREVWAPLEDQILHISVPSEAKLEEALDQALRYGTMESIIALAEARTARELNTLVSYKLTGHGGLTTIHADTIHDALLRITRSGAPSEALANTLILQLGVSNAVRYLKEWKALIAKGGEVAEASGPEVLAALEGYTRAVYATSILEEIKLRVELIRAVAEKELEPLEARERIVRLFRRRRTSVIQEAFKFGYSYLREVENPTQQGGASRRSDRPV is encoded by the coding sequence ATGAGCTTGGCGGGGGCCCTATTGGCAGAGACGGACAAGACCCTCATCGCCCGTTGCGTTGTAGTCAAGAGGGGAGTTATTGTGCACGGGAACTATGCTACAGATACCTGTATAACAGAGGACGGCCAGTACGTCATCATAGACCCCGAAGTGCCTGAGCCCTTAAAGAGAGCCCTCGCATTGGCGACGCTCAGAGGAGCCATCCCTCCCGACTACCAGGAGTACGATAGAGCCATGCGCGATGCCTTAGCGGTCCTGGCGGACGGCCGGAGCCTCCTCGCATGGAGAAAGAGGAGGGATATGCTCCGCCTCTACAGAGAGTACCGCCCATTGGTGCACTACATACTCGATCGATGGACAGGCCATGGGGAGCTGGGAGGCTACGGCGTATTAGAGCCCCTCTTGAGGGACGACCTCCTCACAGAGGTGGTTGTGCCTCAGCCGCTTGCGCCTCCAATGCGCTGGACAGAGCTACCGAAGAGCCCGCGGCAGTTGCTCGATAAAATATACGCAGAGGTCGTAGAATTGGGCAGGTTCAGAAGAGTGGTAGCCGTGAGGAACAACGCGAGGATGCCCACGAACGCTGTCGTGCCGGAGGCCTTCATGCCCCTTTTGGTGAAGAAGCTCATCCCGAGCCTCACTCTTGAGAGGCCGTTTCAGACCCGCGAGGATCCAGTCTACAGAATACGTATAGCGGCCGATCTGCTTGAGTATAATATTAATATCAGAAAGATGAGCGAGGTGCCGAGACCGTCTCCATCGCTCCTAAAGACCTATCTGGTGGCGCCCAAGCCTCCCCAAAACGGCGCCGCTATAGCGGCGGAGCTCAAGGGGCTGGAGCTCTTCGCCCTCGCCACTATAGCGGCGGAGGCAAAGTGGACTGTCGTCTTCTCTGGGGCCATGGGGACGGGCAAAACTACCCAACTCAACTTGCTCCTCTACTTCACTCCTCCTTGGATCCAAGTGGTCGTCATCGAGAGAGGCGCCAGGGAGGTGTGGGCCCCTCTGGAGGATCAGATATTGCACATATCGGTGCCCTCTGAGGCGAAGCTAGAGGAGGCCCTCGATCAAGCGCTCCGATATGGCACGATGGAGAGCATCATAGCGTTGGCGGAGGCGCGCACGGCGCGGGAGCTCAACACGCTCGTGTCGTACAAGCTCACAGGCCATGGGGGGCTGACAACGATTCACGCAGACACCATACACGATGCGCTTCTGAGGATTACTAGGTCAGGCGCGCCCTCAGAGGCTCTGGCCAATACTCTTATACTACAGCTGGGCGTCTCCAACGCCGTCAGATACTTAAAGGAGTGGAAGGCGTTGATCGCAAAGGGCGGCGAGGTGGCCGAGGCTTCGGGCCCAGAGGTTCTAGCCGCTTTGGAGGGATACACGAGGGCGGTCTACGCGACCTCAATACTGGAGGAGATCAAACTGAGGGTCGAGTTGATCCGCGCAGTAGCCGAAAAGGAGCTGGAGCCGCTCGAAGCTCGAGAGAGGATCGTGAGGCTATTCAGACGGAGGAGGACGTCAGTTATACAAGAGGCGTTCAAGTTCGGCTATTCATATTTACGTGAGGTTGAAAATCCAACACAACAAGGAGGAGCAAGCCGCCGGAGCGACAGACCTGTTTAA
- a CDS encoding protein-L-isoaspartate(D-aspartate) O-methyltransferase yields MLDFTRARRRLVEDLIAEGIIKSKSVAEAMLKVPREEFVAPEYRLMAYEDSALPLIGEATISAPHMVAMLCEAIRPREGMRILEVGAGSGYQAAVCAEAIGREGEIYTVEIELPLALYATQNIERLGYSDVVNVFYGDGTEGLPEKAPFDAIIVTAAAPRVPEALKGQLKAGGRLVIPLEERAGQILYLYTLSQEGVWSREKLAYVSFVKLKGKFI; encoded by the coding sequence ATGCTAGATTTCACACGAGCGAGGAGAAGGCTCGTCGAAGACCTTATAGCAGAGGGCATTATCAAGTCCAAGAGCGTCGCTGAGGCTATGTTGAAAGTGCCTAGGGAGGAGTTCGTCGCTCCAGAATATAGGCTGATGGCGTATGAGGACAGCGCCCTTCCTCTGATCGGCGAGGCCACTATATCGGCCCCCCACATGGTCGCCATGTTGTGTGAGGCGATAAGGCCGAGGGAGGGCATGAGGATCCTCGAGGTAGGCGCCGGCTCGGGCTATCAAGCGGCAGTCTGCGCTGAGGCCATCGGAAGGGAGGGAGAGATCTACACTGTTGAGATCGAGCTCCCCCTCGCCTTATATGCGACGCAGAACATCGAAAGGTTGGGCTACAGCGATGTGGTTAACGTCTTCTATGGAGACGGCACCGAGGGTCTGCCCGAAAAGGCGCCGTTCGACGCCATAATAGTGACGGCAGCTGCTCCGCGTGTCCCAGAGGCGCTGAAAGGCCAGCTGAAGGCGGGAGGAAGACTGGTCATACCCCTTGAAGAGAGAGCCGGCCAGATCCTCTATCTATATACTTTGTCTCAAGAAGGTGTTTGGTCTAGAGAAAAATTAGCTTATGTATCTTTCGTAAAATTAAAAGGAAAATTTATTTGA
- a CDS encoding transcription elongation factor NusA codes for MKKPFCDFCVRTRVLCPKCQGLIDSGEYSYLDVDIVDALMKLEKRYNLSDVEYVKAYETDAFVVVVLRGFRKLPKGAQMQLERDLSSLLNKNVRIVEKGSVNEIIAQLVSPARLLTISTSWLPDGTSETIVKIPSRELRRLPVNPEKLQEILNRIIGSTIKINIIKEKEIKI; via the coding sequence ATGAAGAAGCCGTTTTGCGACTTCTGCGTTAGGACGAGGGTGTTGTGTCCCAAATGCCAGGGCCTTATTGATAGCGGAGAATACAGCTATCTGGACGTTGACATCGTAGACGCACTTATGAAGTTGGAAAAAAGATATAATCTATCCGACGTAGAATATGTAAAAGCATATGAGACCGACGCCTTTGTTGTAGTTGTATTGAGAGGTTTTAGGAAGTTGCCGAAGGGGGCCCAGATGCAGCTGGAGAGAGATCTATCCTCTCTGCTGAATAAAAACGTTAGAATTGTTGAGAAGGGGAGCGTCAATGAGATCATAGCCCAATTGGTATCGCCGGCAAGGTTGCTCACAATATCGACCTCTTGGCTTCCCGACGGCACTAGCGAGACTATCGTGAAGATACCCTCTCGGGAGTTGCGACGGCTGCCAGTGAACCCCGAGAAACTACAAGAAATATTAAATAGAATAATTGGTTCAACAATTAAAATAAATATAATAAAAGAGAAAGAAATAAAGATATAA
- a CDS encoding NUDIX hydrolase, which produces MSREYPTYPLVGVGAVVIRDGSILLIRRGAPPNKGKWSVPGGLVEVGESLETAVIRELHEEVGLRGTVIGLVGVYEYIEKVDNRVKYHYIILDYLVDAEGTPMPGSDAEEARFVDLHSATSLDLTESTRKLIDELLASGTKPLRRC; this is translated from the coding sequence ATGTCGCGAGAGTATCCAACGTACCCGTTGGTGGGCGTAGGGGCTGTGGTGATAAGGGACGGCTCCATTTTGCTGATAAGGAGAGGCGCGCCGCCCAACAAGGGCAAGTGGTCGGTGCCGGGGGGCTTGGTAGAAGTCGGCGAGAGCTTAGAGACGGCCGTGATTAGAGAGTTACATGAGGAGGTGGGGCTTCGGGGGACAGTGATAGGTCTAGTCGGAGTTTATGAATATATAGAGAAGGTAGATAATAGAGTGAAATATCACTACATCATCTTAGATTATCTCGTAGACGCCGAGGGTACCCCAATGCCCGGCTCCGACGCCGAGGAGGCGAGGTTCGTCGATCTACATAGCGCTACCTCGTTGGATCTAACTGAGAGCACGCGCAAGCTCATAGACGAGCTCTTGGCCTCAGGCACCAAGCCTCTAAGGAGATGCTAG
- a CDS encoding CpsD/CapB family tyrosine-protein kinase, which produces MGVKFAIVYSVDGGVGKTTLATAIALEKERVLLIDADWEKADLSALFGAPRRPGWLSGYYGKDVYLHKVKPNIYLLPGFDAAALYQRGDMTDAELFDALFQVLSALPDAVAEERLPVDTIVVDTPKAPQLTWIEKLQRRLKAQAFFIADRRLVVRLADVKMQIYGKYMRYASLVVANMLEKEDEKMPGIKMMNAYLNRVKMPSEYTAEAVHKSLLSNRRNKEAVRMLVRWIKER; this is translated from the coding sequence ATGGGCGTCAAATTTGCAATAGTCTACTCGGTCGACGGCGGAGTGGGGAAGACGACTTTAGCCACCGCGATAGCTTTAGAGAAAGAGCGCGTGCTACTGATAGATGCCGACTGGGAGAAGGCAGACCTCTCGGCGTTGTTCGGAGCTCCGAGGAGACCCGGCTGGCTCTCCGGCTATTATGGCAAAGACGTATATTTGCATAAGGTAAAACCTAACATATATTTGTTACCAGGCTTTGATGCGGCGGCCTTATATCAACGGGGGGACATGACCGACGCCGAGCTTTTCGACGCGTTGTTTCAAGTCCTCTCGGCGTTGCCGGACGCAGTGGCCGAGGAGAGACTGCCAGTGGACACAATCGTCGTGGATACTCCCAAGGCCCCGCAGCTAACGTGGATTGAGAAGCTCCAGAGGAGACTTAAGGCACAAGCGTTCTTTATCGCCGATAGACGGCTCGTGGTCAGACTTGCAGACGTCAAAATGCAGATCTACGGCAAATACATGCGTTATGCCTCCCTCGTCGTAGCGAACATGTTGGAGAAAGAGGACGAAAAGATGCCGGGAATCAAGATGATGAACGCTTACCTTAACAGGGTTAAGATGCCCTCAGAGTACACCGCCGAGGCGGTCCACAAGAGCTTGCTCTCCAACAGGAGGAATAAGGAGGCGGTTCGTATGTTGGTGCGTTGGATTAAAGAGAGATGA
- the aspS gene encoding aspartate--tRNA(Asn) ligase, which translates to MPQKTHFTSEITPDLDGREVALAGWVWEIRDLGKVKFVILRDRDGMIQLTFKPGKTPESLLELVSSLNKEDVIAVRGIVAASKIARAGVEVFPQELSILAKAKPLPVDIWNNTSDLPTRLKYRAVDLKNPRNLAIFTLASEILRAIRDTLYRHKFIEVFTPKIISTSTEGGAELFTVLYFERVAYLAQSPQLYKEQLTASLERVFEIAPAYRAERHNTDYHLNEFISIDGEAAFMNYRDIMDVLEDLMRSVVSVVKSREDRLKRWGLRPALEDVSGIPRVEYEEALAKLRSLGYDVKWGDDLNVEMQRALMKYYGPLYFITDFPADLRPFYTKRSEEDPKKSESYDLILNGIEIVSGATRVHTREVLEAEMRRRSLDPSAFEGHLSVFDWGMPPHAGFGLGFNRLLMALLGLENVREAVLYPRDRYRLEP; encoded by the coding sequence GTGCCCCAGAAGACGCACTTCACTTCCGAGATAACGCCGGATCTCGACGGAAGGGAGGTCGCGTTGGCCGGCTGGGTATGGGAGATCAGAGACTTGGGCAAGGTGAAGTTCGTGATTCTCAGAGACCGAGACGGAATGATACAGTTGACATTCAAGCCGGGCAAGACCCCCGAAAGCCTGCTGGAGCTTGTATCCAGCTTGAATAAGGAGGACGTAATAGCGGTGAGGGGCATTGTGGCGGCCAGCAAGATAGCAAGGGCCGGCGTCGAGGTATTCCCTCAAGAGCTCAGCATACTGGCTAAGGCCAAGCCTCTGCCTGTCGACATCTGGAACAACACATCGGACCTCCCCACAAGGTTGAAGTATAGAGCGGTCGATCTGAAGAACCCGCGCAACTTGGCCATCTTCACTCTGGCCTCTGAGATCCTTAGGGCCATAAGGGACACATTGTATAGACATAAGTTTATCGAGGTGTTCACGCCAAAGATTATATCCACCAGTACGGAGGGCGGCGCCGAGCTCTTCACAGTTCTTTATTTCGAGAGAGTCGCGTACTTGGCGCAGAGCCCTCAGCTTTATAAGGAGCAGCTCACGGCATCTCTTGAGAGAGTGTTCGAGATAGCGCCTGCCTACAGAGCTGAGAGACATAACACGGACTACCATTTGAACGAGTTCATATCGATAGACGGAGAGGCTGCGTTCATGAACTACAGAGACATCATGGACGTATTGGAGGACCTCATGAGGTCGGTGGTCTCCGTAGTCAAATCGAGAGAGGACAGACTCAAGCGGTGGGGACTGAGACCGGCCTTGGAGGACGTCTCGGGCATACCTAGAGTAGAGTATGAGGAGGCGCTAGCCAAACTGAGATCACTGGGCTACGACGTCAAGTGGGGCGATGATCTGAACGTCGAGATGCAGCGGGCTCTCATGAAATACTACGGCCCGCTCTACTTCATAACAGACTTTCCGGCCGACCTCCGTCCGTTTTACACCAAGCGGAGCGAGGAGGATCCCAAGAAAAGCGAATCCTACGACCTAATATTGAACGGTATAGAAATAGTGTCGGGCGCCACTCGCGTGCACACGAGGGAGGTTCTAGAGGCAGAGATGAGGCGCAGAAGCTTAGATCCATCTGCGTTCGAGGGCCACCTCTCGGTATTCGACTGGGGCATGCCGCCGCACGCAGGATTCGGGCTGGGCTTCAATAGGCTTTTGATGGCCCTCCTGGGCCTTGAGAACGTCAGAGAGGCCGTCTTGTATCCTAGGGACAGATACAGACTAGAACCTTGA
- a CDS encoding universal stress protein codes for MQVIVVGYDGSQHAKKALQFAKALSERFGSKVYVLYVVDTALGSLSEAFSASFLKYLRDDGERALREAKSLLPNAETKLLEGDPPHEIVAFAREVKADLIVVGSRGLSTIRRSILGSVASRLLQESDISVLVVK; via the coding sequence ATGCAAGTTATTGTGGTCGGATACGATGGCTCACAACACGCAAAAAAGGCGCTACAGTTCGCCAAGGCTCTGTCAGAGAGGTTCGGCTCTAAAGTCTACGTGCTCTATGTGGTCGACACAGCTCTGGGATCGCTCTCAGAGGCGTTCTCGGCGAGTTTCCTAAAATATCTGCGCGATGACGGCGAGAGGGCATTAAGGGAGGCCAAGTCTCTGCTCCCTAACGCAGAGACGAAGCTGCTCGAGGGAGATCCGCCCCACGAGATAGTGGCGTTCGCGCGAGAGGTCAAGGCCGATCTAATAGTTGTCGGAAGCCGAGGTTTATCTACTATAAGGAGGTCTATCCTGGGCAGCGTCGCCTCCAGACTACTTCAAGAAAGCGATATCAGCGTCTTGGTCGTAAAATAA
- the rplX gene encoding 50S ribosomal protein L24, which yields MPTMSSQPRKQRKALAEMPLHLRHKLMTAKLSPELSRKLGVSRLPVRVGDTVVVLRGDFKGVSGKVVRVDLKRVRIYVENVTRTNSRGETVYYPLHPSKVMITNVDTSDKFRQRIIERRKAKQTAQ from the coding sequence ATGCCAACGATGAGTAGCCAGCCGAGGAAGCAGAGGAAGGCGCTTGCGGAGATGCCTCTTCACCTTAGGCATAAGCTTATGACCGCAAAACTCTCGCCGGAGCTAAGTAGGAAATTAGGGGTGTCTAGGCTACCTGTGAGAGTCGGCGATACTGTAGTGGTATTAAGGGGGGACTTCAAGGGCGTGTCAGGCAAGGTCGTCAGAGTGGATCTGAAAAGAGTGAGAATATACGTGGAGAACGTAACGAGAACCAACAGCAGAGGCGAGACTGTGTATTACCCCTTACATCCGAGCAAGGTCATGATAACTAACGTGGATACCTCGGACAAGTTCAGACAGAGGATCATTGAGCGGAGAAAGGCGAAGCAGACGGCCCAATAA